One genomic region from Limisphaerales bacterium encodes:
- a CDS encoding DUF1501 domain-containing protein, which produces MNAQPISISRRNLLQQASCGFGYLAMSALLAEAAKPLAPKPPPLPARAKRVIFLCMSGGPAHMDTFDYKPQLTNAAHPGSAFNFKQHGDSGLWISELLPETAKHADKLCLINGMHADTGNHAQSFLQLHTGERLRRRPSMGAWINYGLGTENQNLPGLISLNTAKPSTYSAAFLPPAYEGTPIGINGEDFSKASIPNIGGAHLSSADKRRQLDLVQALNREHAARRPYDAKLESVIETMELGFRMQTIAPNLLDVSTESKATLERYRVGAKHSVGTCRASDFGRQCLLARRFAEAGVRFIEVNHGSWDQHKWHRRDLRANCETTDAPIAALLGDLEARGLLDETLVVWGGEFGRPGLVPGNGKDETGHNARGFSFWLAGGGAKRGHVHGRTNDTGSAAVEGKVHFHDLHATILHLLGLEHNRLTYHHAGRHHRLTGPNGGKVATGLIA; this is translated from the coding sequence ATGAACGCACAGCCCATATCCATTTCGCGCCGCAACCTGCTTCAACAGGCCTCATGCGGTTTTGGTTACCTCGCGATGTCGGCCTTGTTGGCGGAAGCCGCCAAACCGCTTGCGCCCAAGCCGCCGCCGCTGCCCGCTCGCGCCAAGCGCGTGATTTTTCTTTGCATGTCCGGCGGCCCGGCGCACATGGATACATTTGATTACAAACCGCAACTGACCAACGCCGCGCATCCGGGATCGGCTTTTAATTTCAAACAGCACGGCGACAGCGGCCTGTGGATTTCTGAGTTATTGCCCGAGACTGCCAAGCACGCGGACAAGCTTTGCCTCATCAACGGTATGCACGCGGATACCGGCAACCACGCGCAATCGTTTTTGCAACTGCACACCGGCGAACGCCTTCGCCGCCGCCCGAGCATGGGCGCGTGGATCAACTACGGCCTCGGCACGGAAAATCAAAATCTGCCGGGGCTCATCAGCCTCAACACCGCCAAGCCCTCCACTTACTCCGCCGCATTCCTGCCGCCGGCCTACGAAGGCACGCCCATCGGCATCAACGGTGAAGATTTTTCCAAGGCCAGCATCCCAAACATCGGCGGCGCGCATCTTTCCTCTGCAGACAAACGCCGCCAGCTGGACCTTGTGCAAGCGCTCAACCGTGAACACGCCGCACGGCGGCCATACGATGCCAAGCTCGAGTCGGTCATCGAAACGATGGAGCTCGGATTCCGAATGCAAACCATCGCGCCGAATCTGCTGGATGTCAGCACCGAATCCAAAGCCACCCTCGAGCGTTATCGCGTGGGCGCAAAACATTCGGTCGGCACCTGCCGCGCCTCCGATTTCGGCCGGCAATGTCTGCTGGCCCGCCGCTTCGCCGAGGCCGGCGTACGGTTCATCGAGGTGAACCACGGCAGCTGGGATCAGCACAAATGGCACCGGCGCGATCTGCGCGCCAACTGCGAAACCACCGACGCCCCCATCGCCGCGCTGCTCGGCGACCTCGAGGCGCGCGGGTTGCTGGATGAAACGCTCGTCGTGTGGGGCGGCGAATTCGGCCGGCCCGGCCTCGTGCCCGGCAACGGCAAGGACGAAACCGGCCACAACGCCCGCGGCTTTAGCTTCTGGCTCGCCGGCGGCGGAGCCAAACGCGGCCACGTCCACGGCCGCACCAACGACACCGGCTCGGCGGCGGTCGAGGGCAAAGTTCATTTCCACGATCTCCACGCCACCATCCTCCACCTGTTGGGACTGGAACACAACCGGCTCACCTACCACCACGCCGGCCGCCACCACCGCCTCACCGGTCCCAATGGCGGCAAAGTTGCCACGGGGTTGATTGCCTAA
- a CDS encoding membrane dipeptidase: MQTHSRRAFIRSSTLAFPFLFLPRLRAAEPWESNEVIQRHRRAALAVLKPSAAQLDRGLKLHAESLVFDTYGFAPRCAVDGAALAKLAAENASVIEIKDARERMMMTRCVDDPAERIEFQQAWKAAGVTCIFQNAGEEGQAPLRLIKRLANFTYVTDHLKGFLNKAATPADIVAAKKAGQHCLYFTGNGVPLTQQWISVPDELRYLIVFKNLGMRMLHLTYNRRNMIGDGCAEPGNAGLSDFGKSAVKEMNRLGIIPDCAHSGWQTSLEAAQISEKPILASHSCAADLHKHIRGKPDNVLKAIANTGGLTGIACIPSFLGNPGDINAFLNHIDHVIKTTNINHVGIGSDVSYTSRNQAAEAAKIPKSQKPRTPWRYFWPVGSLRPQPQARLSIAWTNWPLFTVGLVQRGYKDDEIRKIIGGNMLRVCRDSLK, translated from the coding sequence ATGCAGACTCATTCGCGCCGAGCCTTTATCCGATCCTCAACCTTAGCGTTTCCATTTCTATTTTTACCCCGACTGCGTGCTGCGGAGCCGTGGGAAAGCAATGAAGTTATCCAACGCCATCGCCGGGCCGCGCTGGCGGTTCTCAAACCCTCTGCAGCCCAACTCGATCGCGGATTAAAACTGCACGCTGAATCACTGGTGTTTGATACCTATGGCTTCGCGCCGCGCTGCGCGGTGGATGGCGCCGCGCTGGCCAAGCTTGCCGCTGAAAACGCTTCGGTTATCGAAATCAAAGACGCCCGCGAGCGTATGATGATGACCCGCTGCGTGGATGACCCGGCCGAACGCATAGAATTCCAGCAAGCATGGAAGGCGGCCGGCGTGACTTGCATTTTCCAAAATGCCGGTGAGGAAGGGCAAGCCCCGCTGCGCCTGATCAAGCGTCTCGCCAACTTCACGTACGTGACAGATCACCTGAAGGGTTTTCTAAACAAAGCCGCCACGCCCGCGGACATCGTGGCCGCAAAAAAAGCCGGCCAACATTGCCTGTATTTCACCGGCAACGGAGTCCCGCTTACTCAACAATGGATCAGTGTTCCTGATGAATTGCGCTACTTAATCGTGTTTAAAAATCTCGGCATGCGCATGCTGCACCTCACCTACAACCGACGCAACATGATCGGCGATGGCTGCGCCGAACCGGGCAATGCCGGGCTCAGCGATTTTGGAAAATCCGCGGTCAAAGAAATGAACCGATTGGGCATCATCCCCGACTGCGCTCATTCCGGTTGGCAAACGAGCTTGGAAGCCGCACAAATTTCTGAGAAACCCATCCTCGCCAGCCATAGTTGCGCGGCAGATTTGCACAAACACATCCGCGGCAAGCCAGACAACGTCCTCAAAGCCATCGCCAACACCGGTGGCCTCACCGGCATCGCGTGCATCCCGAGTTTTCTCGGCAACCCGGGTGATATCAACGCCTTTCTCAACCACATTGATCACGTCATCAAGACTACCAACATCAACCACGTCGGCATTGGCTCCGATGTTTCGTACACCTCCCGAAATCAAGCAGCAGAAGCGGCTAAGATTCCTAAATCACAAAAACCCCGCACCCCATGGCGTTACTTCTGGCCCGTGGGGAGCCTGCGCCCACAACCACAAGCGCGCCTTTCGATCGCCTGGACCAACTGGCCACTGTTCACCGTTGGCCTTGTACAACGCGGATACAAAGATGATGAAATCCGAAAAATCATCGGCGGCAACATGCTGCGGGTTTGTCGCGACAGCTTAAAATGA
- a CDS encoding PQQ-binding-like beta-propeller repeat protein, giving the protein MKLLLPLLTALAVSLTPPAAQAERLVLVGASYGKNLLAITDADGKVIWQHKTAGPQRGHTGHHDVHLLPNGNILFHDTWTKTQEITLGKKVVWSYESAQMNGNAGKRVDVHAFARLKNGNTMIVESSVGRVIEVDQAGKLAHQFPLKPGGTQSTRWARHTATGTLLACSERPGVVTEYDRTGKVVWDYLINTRVYGAIRLKNGNTLIASGSGKSVVEVTPEKKVVWEIKGQVPGTDISLGWMTCLQELPNGNRIIGNCHAGDKNPQIFEITKDKKVVWQWDQWDLVGNGLACWQVLSDEQSALVRKKLAALKK; this is encoded by the coding sequence ATGAAACTACTCCTTCCACTGCTGACCGCCCTCGCCGTTTCACTTACCCCACCCGCCGCGCAGGCCGAGCGATTGGTACTCGTCGGCGCATCTTACGGCAAAAATCTACTGGCCATCACCGATGCGGACGGCAAGGTGATTTGGCAGCACAAGACCGCCGGACCGCAGCGAGGCCATACCGGCCATCACGATGTGCATCTGTTGCCCAACGGCAATATTCTCTTTCACGATACATGGACAAAAACGCAGGAGATCACTCTCGGCAAAAAAGTCGTGTGGTCCTATGAATCGGCCCAGATGAATGGCAACGCCGGTAAGCGCGTCGATGTGCATGCCTTTGCGCGGTTGAAGAACGGCAATACGATGATTGTGGAGAGCAGTGTCGGCCGCGTGATTGAGGTCGATCAGGCCGGCAAACTGGCCCATCAATTCCCCTTAAAACCCGGCGGCACGCAAAGCACGCGCTGGGCCCGCCACACCGCCACCGGCACCCTACTCGCCTGCAGCGAACGCCCCGGCGTGGTCACCGAATACGATCGCACCGGTAAGGTGGTCTGGGATTACCTCATCAACACGCGCGTCTACGGCGCCATCCGTCTCAAAAACGGCAACACCCTCATCGCCTCCGGCAGCGGCAAGAGTGTCGTGGAAGTCACGCCTGAGAAAAAGGTCGTTTGGGAAATCAAAGGCCAAGTGCCCGGCACCGATATCAGCCTCGGCTGGATGACCTGCCTGCAGGAACTGCCCAACGGCAACCGCATCATCGGCAACTGCCATGCCGGCGATAAAAACCCGCAGATCTTCGAGATCACCAAGGACAAAAAAGTGGTGTGGCAATGGGATCAATGGGACCTGGTCGGCAACGGCCTCGCCTGCTGGCAGGTTCTCAGCGATGAGCAGTCCGCCCTCGTCCGCAAAAAGTTGGCAGCACTGAAGAAGTAA
- a CDS encoding dienelactone hydrolase family protein has product MPNRREFIKSTTLAAGVTALAAGQATEAKPAVNAKQKLFREKLLECLGGTWPKGGDLKPEKTKTEQKDGYRLEWLTYELEPGDRCPAIMLVPDGVSDKSPAPAVAIWHQHAGQWHLGKTEPAGLAGNPMHHTGVALAKLGYVVLCPDALCFEERQDPRKKLRGGAYERFEFLRYTVAGQCMAWKNILDMRRAVDYLVSRPEVKADRLGCYGHSMGSTHTWLVGPWETRLRALVGNCCLPTYGGIHRTSLLHCFPNFIPGIHEYGDTPDIAGLIAPRALHLNLGETDGGSPIQEAREGVKTIAKAYAQAGVPENFSSFIEPQTGHVLSDKMWNHVQQFFAKHLS; this is encoded by the coding sequence ATGCCGAATCGTCGTGAGTTTATTAAGTCCACCACTCTGGCCGCGGGCGTAACGGCGCTGGCGGCAGGGCAAGCCACTGAAGCGAAACCTGCCGTGAACGCGAAACAAAAACTCTTCCGCGAAAAACTGCTCGAATGCCTCGGCGGTACGTGGCCTAAAGGCGGGGATTTGAAGCCGGAGAAAACCAAGACGGAGCAGAAGGATGGCTACCGTTTGGAATGGCTGACGTACGAGCTGGAACCGGGCGACCGCTGCCCGGCCATTATGCTGGTGCCCGATGGTGTGAGCGACAAATCGCCCGCGCCGGCCGTAGCCATTTGGCACCAACACGCCGGCCAATGGCACTTGGGCAAGACGGAGCCGGCGGGTCTCGCGGGCAATCCCATGCACCACACCGGCGTGGCGCTGGCCAAGCTCGGCTACGTGGTGTTGTGCCCGGACGCATTGTGCTTCGAGGAGCGGCAGGATCCCCGCAAGAAACTGCGCGGCGGCGCGTACGAGCGATTTGAATTCCTGCGTTACACGGTCGCCGGCCAGTGTATGGCTTGGAAAAATATTTTGGATATGCGGCGCGCGGTCGATTACCTCGTATCGCGGCCCGAGGTGAAGGCCGATCGCCTTGGCTGTTACGGCCACAGTATGGGCTCCACGCACACGTGGCTGGTCGGCCCATGGGAAACCCGCCTGCGTGCGCTAGTGGGCAATTGCTGTCTGCCCACCTACGGTGGCATTCATCGCACCAGCCTGCTGCATTGTTTCCCGAACTTCATCCCGGGCATCCACGAGTACGGCGACACGCCGGATATCGCCGGGTTGATTGCCCCGCGTGCGCTGCATTTGAACCTCGGCGAAACCGACGGCGGCTCGCCCATCCAGGAAGCCCGTGAAGGCGTGAAAACCATCGCCAAAGCCTACGCCCAGGCCGGTGTGCCTGAAAACTTTTCATCCTTCATCGAACCTCAAACCGGCCACGTACTTTCCGATAAAATGTGGAACCACGTGCAGCAATTTTTCGCCAAGCATCTCTCATGA